One Brevibacterium spongiae DNA segment encodes these proteins:
- the gyrB gene encoding DNA topoisomerase (ATP-hydrolyzing) subunit B: MTTEDQPHYDAGDITVLEGLEAVRKRPGMYIGSTSERGLHHLVQEIVDNSVDEAMAGYCDHIEVTILADGGVRVTDDGRGMPVAMHPTEGKPTVEVILTILHAGGKFGGGGYAVAGGLHGVGSTVVNALSERLEVEVKRDGYVWNMDFVQGVPTGELQRGEVSDETGTTVTFWPDGSIFETTDFSYEYLRARFQQMAFLNKGLKISLTDERHNEVDDDDVQIDEDEADEWKPRTVTYRYEHGLLDYVEYLNSSKKADLVHPDVIVFEAEEGEQMLSLEIAMQWTTSYNESVHTYANVINTHEGGTHEEGFRTALTSLVNAYAKEQKLLREKDPNLTGDDIREGLTAVISVKLGDPQFEGQTKTKLGNSEVKGFVQRVVRDELGHWFESNPAQAKDVVRKALQASQARMAARKAREATRRKGLLESSGMPGKLKDCQSKDPTISEVFIVEGDSAGGSATQGRNPNTQAILPLRGKILNVEKARLDRALGNNEVQAMITAFGTGIGEEFDLEKLRYHKIVLMADADVDGQHITTLLLTLIFRYMKPLIEHGYVYLATPPLYRIKWSNAAHQFAYTDKERDGLLETGRAEGKRLPKDLAIQRYKGLGEMNYEELWETTMDPDHRLLKQVSLDDAIVADEIFTVLMGDDVDSRRRFIQENAKDVRFLDI, translated from the coding sequence ATGACGACCGAGGATCAGCCTCATTATGATGCCGGCGACATCACGGTACTCGAAGGTCTCGAGGCAGTCCGGAAACGACCCGGCATGTACATCGGTTCGACCTCGGAACGTGGTCTCCACCACCTCGTTCAGGAGATCGTCGACAACTCGGTCGACGAGGCGATGGCCGGCTACTGCGACCATATCGAGGTCACGATCCTCGCCGACGGCGGTGTCCGCGTCACCGACGACGGCCGCGGAATGCCCGTGGCCATGCACCCGACCGAGGGCAAGCCGACCGTCGAGGTGATCCTCACGATCCTCCACGCCGGCGGTAAGTTCGGCGGCGGCGGCTATGCTGTGGCCGGCGGTCTCCACGGTGTGGGTTCGACCGTCGTCAACGCGCTGTCCGAACGGCTCGAGGTCGAGGTCAAGCGCGACGGCTACGTGTGGAACATGGACTTCGTCCAGGGTGTGCCCACCGGCGAACTGCAGCGCGGTGAGGTGAGCGACGAGACCGGGACGACCGTGACCTTCTGGCCCGACGGCTCGATCTTCGAGACCACGGACTTCTCCTACGAGTACCTGCGTGCCCGTTTCCAGCAGATGGCCTTTCTCAACAAGGGCCTGAAGATCAGCCTCACCGACGAACGCCACAACGAGGTCGATGACGATGACGTCCAGATCGACGAGGACGAGGCAGACGAATGGAAGCCGCGCACCGTCACCTACCGCTACGAGCACGGCCTGCTCGACTACGTCGAGTACCTCAACTCGTCGAAGAAGGCTGATCTCGTCCACCCCGACGTCATCGTCTTCGAAGCCGAAGAGGGCGAACAGATGCTGTCGCTCGAGATCGCGATGCAGTGGACGACGTCGTACAACGAATCCGTCCACACCTATGCAAACGTCATCAACACCCACGAGGGCGGCACTCACGAAGAGGGCTTCCGCACCGCACTGACCTCGCTGGTCAACGCGTATGCGAAGGAACAGAAGCTGCTGCGCGAGAAGGACCCGAACCTCACCGGCGACGACATCCGCGAGGGCCTGACCGCGGTCATCTCCGTCAAGCTCGGCGACCCGCAGTTCGAAGGGCAGACGAAGACCAAGCTCGGCAACTCCGAGGTCAAGGGATTCGTCCAGCGCGTCGTGCGCGACGAACTCGGCCACTGGTTCGAGTCGAACCCGGCGCAGGCCAAGGACGTCGTCCGCAAGGCCCTGCAGGCCTCCCAGGCCAGGATGGCCGCACGCAAGGCGCGAGAAGCCACCCGCCGCAAGGGACTGCTCGAGTCCTCGGGCATGCCCGGCAAGCTCAAGGACTGCCAGTCGAAGGACCCGACGATCTCCGAGGTGTTCATCGTCGAGGGCGACTCGGCCGGCGGCTCGGCCACGCAGGGCCGCAACCCGAACACGCAGGCGATCCTGCCGCTGCGCGGAAAGATCCTCAACGTCGAGAAGGCCCGTCTCGACCGGGCCCTTGGCAACAATGAGGTGCAGGCGATGATCACCGCCTTCGGCACCGGCATCGGTGAGGAATTCGACCTCGAGAAGCTCCGCTACCACAAGATCGTCCTCATGGCCGACGCCGATGTCGACGGTCAGCACATCACCACACTGCTGCTGACTCTGATCTTCCGGTACATGAAGCCGCTCATCGAACACGGCTACGTCTACCTCGCCACTCCGCCGCTCTACCGGATCAAGTGGTCGAACGCAGCACACCAGTTCGCCTACACGGACAAGGAACGCGACGGCCTGCTCGAGACCGGTCGGGCCGAAGGCAAGCGCCTGCCCAAGGATCTCGCGATCCAGCGCTACAAGGGTCTGGGCGAGATGAACTACGAGGAGCTGTGGGAGACGACGATGGACCCGGATCATCGCCTGCTCAAGCAGGTCTCCCTCGATGACGCGATCGTCGCCGATGAGATCTTCACGGTCCTCATGGGCGATGACGTGGATTCGCGTCGCCGGTTCATCCAGGAGAACGCGAAGGACGTCCGCTTCCTCGACATCTGA
- the dnaN gene encoding DNA polymerase III subunit beta — protein MNAEASPLKFKVNRDVLADAVTWATKTLPNRPSAPVLTGILITAEAGGTVRLAVFDYEVSSRVEIAADVVSAGTVLVSGRLLADISKALPNQEVTLEQIDAKVDVTCGSSRFSLMTMPVAEYPALPQVPDDSGTVSAGEFQNAVSQVTIATSKDDTLPILTSVRVEIEGEKVTLLATDRYRLAVREFTWNPGRPDVSAVALLRGRTLSDVSKSLGGDVTIGLSTDAGKDLISFTSAGRVTTSLLVEGEYPKVRSLFPDSVPIHAIVETAVLREAVRRVSLVAERNTPLRFEVTDGMLTLHAGTGDDAQASEAVEATLQGDEITVGFNPHYIAEGLAAVESPYVNFSFTQPMKPVIISGQKELDGSADESYRYLLMPTRI, from the coding sequence GTGAACGCGGAAGCATCCCCCTTGAAGTTCAAAGTCAATCGCGACGTTCTTGCCGACGCGGTGACCTGGGCGACCAAGACTCTGCCCAACCGTCCTTCCGCTCCGGTTCTCACCGGCATCCTCATCACCGCTGAAGCCGGAGGCACCGTTCGGCTGGCCGTCTTCGATTACGAAGTCTCCTCCCGAGTCGAGATCGCAGCCGATGTCGTCTCCGCCGGCACAGTGCTCGTCTCCGGACGACTGCTGGCTGACATCTCCAAGGCTCTGCCGAATCAGGAAGTCACCCTCGAGCAGATCGATGCGAAGGTCGACGTCACCTGCGGGTCCTCACGCTTCTCACTGATGACGATGCCCGTCGCCGAGTACCCTGCACTGCCGCAGGTTCCCGACGACTCCGGAACCGTGTCCGCCGGCGAATTCCAGAACGCTGTCTCACAGGTCACGATCGCGACGTCGAAGGACGACACCCTGCCGATCCTGACCAGTGTCCGCGTGGAGATCGAAGGCGAGAAGGTCACCCTGCTCGCCACCGACCGGTACCGCCTGGCCGTCCGCGAATTCACCTGGAACCCCGGTCGCCCGGACGTCTCGGCCGTCGCACTGCTGCGCGGCCGCACCCTCTCCGACGTGTCGAAGTCCCTCGGCGGCGATGTCACCATCGGACTGAGCACCGACGCCGGCAAGGACCTCATCTCGTTCACTTCGGCCGGCCGAGTGACCACTTCGCTGCTCGTCGAGGGCGAGTACCCGAAGGTCCGGTCGCTGTTTCCCGACTCGGTGCCGATCCACGCCATCGTGGAGACCGCGGTGCTGCGCGAAGCCGTCCGTCGTGTCTCACTCGTGGCCGAGCGCAACACTCCGCTGCGGTTCGAAGTCACCGACGGAATGCTCACCCTTCACGCCGGAACCGGTGACGACGCTCAGGCTTCCGAAGCGGTCGAAGCGACCCTGCAGGGTGACGAGATCACCGTCGGCTTCAACCCGCACTACATCGCCGAGGGCCTCGCAGCCGTCGAGAGTCCCTATGTGAACTTCTCCTTCACACAGCCGATGAAGCCGGTCATCATCTCCGGGCAGAAGGAACTCGACGGATCGGCCGACGAATCCTATCGATATCTGCTCATGCCCACGCGCATCTGA
- the recF gene encoding DNA replication/repair protein RecF (All proteins in this family for which functions are known are DNA-binding proteins that assist the filamentation of RecA onto DNA for the initiation of recombination or recombinational repair.), which yields MWISRLSLRDFRSYPELDLEFSPGVTTFVADNGTGKTNIVEAIGYLAHQRSHRVAFDAPLVREDRPAATVSALVNRDQRHATVEVTIQAKGANRARVNRSAVKLKDILGLVSCVVFAPEDLSLVRGEPAERRSWIDTLVVARNPRFASIITDFERALKQRNALLKRLREDRDPGLEATLDIWNMAYADSASELVFGRQRILADIVAPLQENFAYIAADARLERQGAHISYDSRIDYSRSASAAECRELLLEALDRRRTAEIERGLTLHGPGRDDLSLRIGSHPAKGYASHGETWSLALAMQLAGWDLLSADAGSAAEQPILVLDDVFAELDTGRRSRLATRVAAAEQVFITAAVDSDLPEGLEGTRIDESRLLQDTSS from the coding sequence ATGTGGATATCCCGACTCTCCCTGCGTGACTTTCGGTCGTATCCGGAACTCGACCTCGAGTTCTCTCCCGGAGTCACCACCTTTGTGGCGGACAACGGGACCGGAAAGACCAATATCGTCGAGGCGATCGGGTACCTCGCACACCAACGCTCCCACCGGGTCGCGTTCGATGCACCCCTGGTGCGTGAGGACCGTCCCGCCGCAACGGTGTCGGCCCTGGTCAATCGGGACCAGCGTCATGCCACCGTCGAAGTGACGATTCAGGCCAAGGGCGCCAATCGGGCCCGCGTCAATCGCAGCGCCGTCAAGCTCAAGGACATCCTCGGGCTCGTGTCCTGCGTCGTCTTCGCGCCTGAGGATCTCAGCCTGGTGCGCGGTGAACCCGCCGAGCGCCGATCATGGATCGACACCCTCGTCGTGGCCCGCAATCCGCGGTTCGCCTCGATCATCACGGACTTCGAACGTGCCCTCAAACAGCGCAACGCACTGCTGAAGAGACTCCGGGAAGACCGTGATCCGGGCCTCGAGGCGACACTGGACATCTGGAACATGGCCTATGCCGATTCCGCGTCCGAGCTGGTCTTCGGCCGGCAGCGGATCCTCGCCGACATCGTGGCTCCGCTGCAGGAGAACTTCGCCTATATCGCCGCAGATGCCCGGCTCGAGAGGCAGGGTGCGCACATCTCCTACGATTCGCGCATCGACTACTCCCGGTCCGCCTCCGCAGCCGAATGCAGAGAGCTGCTGCTCGAAGCCCTCGATCGGCGGCGCACTGCGGAGATCGAACGCGGACTCACACTGCACGGCCCCGGACGCGACGACCTGTCGTTGCGCATCGGTTCACATCCGGCCAAGGGCTACGCCTCCCACGGGGAGACATGGTCGCTGGCCCTGGCCATGCAGCTGGCCGGATGGGATCTGCTCTCCGCCGATGCCGGCTCCGCCGCCGAACAGCCGATCCTCGTCCTCGACGACGTCTTCGCCGAACTCGACACAGGAAGGCGCAGTCGGCTGGCGACTCGCGTCGCCGCCGCCGAGCAGGTCTTCATCACCGCCGCCGTCGATTCGGATCTGCCCGAAGGGCTCGAAGGGACTCGGATCGATGAGTCCCGACTGCTGCAGGACACCTCATCGTGA
- the gyrA gene encoding DNA gyrase subunit A, producing the protein MADEYDIGTETNRIEQVDLNLEMQRSYLDYAMSVIVGRALPDVRDGLKPVHRRVLYAMFDGGYRPDRNFSKCSRVVGDVMGQYHPHGDTAIYDAMVRLVQPWTMRYPLVAGQGNFGSPGDDGAAAPRYTECKMAPLAMEMVRDIEEGTVDFQDNYDGRNQEPMVLPSRFPNLLVNGSAGIAVGMATNIPPHNLREVASGAQWLLSHPEASKEEALEALLGLIKGPDFPMGATVLGRKGIEDTYRTGRGSITQRAVVEVEEIQGRTCLVVTQLPYMVNPDTLAAKIASYVKDGKVAGIADLRDESSGRTGQRLVIVLKRDAVAKVVLNNLYKHTSLQENFSANMLALVDSVPRTLSIDSFLRLWVKHQIEVIVRRTQYRLRKAEERAHILRGYLKALDALDEVIALIRRSPSSDEARTGLMELLEVDEIQANAILDLQLRRLAALERLKIQEEADKIEALIAEYNHILATPSRQREIVSEELDEIVERYGDDRRTKILAGFDGDVSIEDLIPEEEVVVTITRGGYAKRTQTHLYRAQRRGGKGIKGAQLRGDDVVEQFFVTSTHNWLLFFTNTGRVYRAKAYELPEGSRDAKGQHVANLLALQPGETIAKVLSIRDYEEAEFLILATRSGVVKKTRLSEYDSNRTGGVIAINLREYKGQPDELVSARIVGSDDHLLMISRKGMSIRFAADDESIRPLGRVTGGVTGMKFKDDDELLTMDVVQPDTYVFVVTEGGYAKRTPVDEYRLQGRGGLGIRVAKITEQRGDLVGGLIVEDGEEVLVVMEKGKIVRSSIDEVPAKGRNTMGVVFAKPGKKDRIIAVTRGPESEVDDEDEDDAEVPEGEVAEPQTGNEDVEE; encoded by the coding sequence TTGGCCGACGAGTACGATATCGGAACAGAAACCAACCGGATCGAGCAGGTTGATCTCAACCTCGAAATGCAGAGGTCATACCTCGATTACGCGATGAGCGTGATCGTCGGACGTGCCCTGCCGGACGTCCGCGACGGACTCAAGCCGGTCCACCGTCGCGTCCTCTACGCGATGTTCGACGGCGGCTACCGCCCCGACCGCAACTTCTCGAAGTGCTCCCGTGTCGTCGGCGACGTCATGGGCCAGTACCACCCGCATGGTGACACGGCGATCTACGACGCCATGGTCCGCCTCGTGCAGCCGTGGACGATGCGGTATCCGCTCGTGGCCGGTCAGGGCAACTTCGGTTCCCCCGGAGACGACGGCGCGGCCGCCCCCCGTTACACCGAGTGCAAGATGGCGCCCCTGGCCATGGAGATGGTCCGGGACATCGAAGAGGGCACCGTCGACTTCCAGGACAACTACGACGGGCGCAACCAGGAGCCCATGGTCCTGCCGTCCAGATTCCCGAACCTGCTGGTCAACGGCTCCGCGGGCATCGCGGTGGGCATGGCCACGAACATTCCGCCGCACAATCTGCGTGAAGTCGCTTCCGGTGCGCAGTGGCTGCTGTCGCACCCCGAGGCGAGCAAGGAAGAGGCCCTCGAGGCGCTCCTCGGCCTCATCAAGGGACCGGACTTCCCGATGGGAGCGACCGTCCTCGGGCGCAAGGGCATCGAAGACACCTACCGCACCGGTCGCGGCTCGATCACCCAGCGCGCCGTCGTCGAGGTCGAGGAGATCCAGGGCCGCACCTGCCTCGTCGTCACCCAGCTGCCGTATATGGTCAATCCCGACACTCTGGCTGCGAAGATCGCCTCCTACGTCAAGGACGGCAAGGTCGCGGGCATCGCCGACCTGCGCGACGAGTCCTCGGGCCGCACCGGTCAGCGCCTGGTCATCGTGCTCAAGCGCGATGCCGTGGCCAAGGTCGTGCTCAACAACCTCTACAAGCACACCTCGCTGCAGGAGAACTTCTCCGCGAACATGCTTGCGCTCGTCGACAGCGTGCCGCGCACGCTGAGCATCGATTCCTTCCTGCGCCTGTGGGTCAAGCACCAGATCGAAGTCATCGTCCGTCGCACGCAGTATCGTCTGCGCAAGGCCGAGGAACGCGCCCACATCCTGCGCGGCTACCTCAAGGCCCTCGACGCCCTCGACGAGGTCATCGCCCTGATCCGCCGGTCCCCGTCCTCGGACGAGGCCCGGACCGGTCTGATGGAGCTGCTCGAAGTCGACGAGATCCAGGCCAATGCGATCCTCGACCTGCAGCTGCGCCGTCTGGCCGCCCTGGAACGATTGAAGATCCAGGAAGAGGCCGACAAGATCGAAGCCCTCATCGCCGAGTACAACCACATCCTCGCAACGCCGTCGCGCCAGCGGGAGATCGTGTCCGAGGAGCTCGACGAGATCGTCGAGCGCTACGGTGACGACCGCCGGACGAAGATCCTCGCCGGCTTCGACGGAGACGTGTCCATCGAGGACCTCATCCCCGAAGAGGAAGTCGTCGTCACCATCACCCGCGGCGGCTACGCGAAGCGGACGCAGACGCACCTCTACCGGGCACAGCGCCGCGGAGGCAAGGGCATCAAGGGCGCACAGCTGCGCGGCGACGACGTCGTCGAACAGTTCTTCGTCACCTCGACGCACAACTGGCTGCTCTTCTTCACGAACACCGGTCGCGTCTACCGGGCGAAGGCCTACGAGCTTCCCGAGGGCTCACGCGATGCCAAGGGCCAGCACGTGGCGAACCTGCTCGCGCTGCAGCCGGGTGAGACGATCGCGAAGGTCCTGTCCATCCGCGACTACGAGGAAGCCGAGTTCCTCATCCTCGCCACCCGGTCAGGTGTGGTGAAGAAGACCCGCCTGAGCGAATACGACTCGAATCGCACCGGCGGCGTCATCGCCATCAACCTGCGCGAATACAAGGGGCAGCCCGATGAGCTGGTTTCGGCCCGCATCGTCGGTTCCGACGACCATCTGCTGATGATCTCACGCAAGGGCATGTCGATCCGCTTCGCCGCAGATGACGAGTCGATTCGTCCCCTGGGCCGTGTGACCGGCGGCGTCACCGGAATGAAGTTCAAGGACGATGACGAGCTGCTGACGATGGACGTCGTTCAGCCGGACACCTATGTCTTCGTCGTCACCGAGGGCGGATACGCGAAACGCACCCCCGTCGATGAATACCGTCTGCAGGGTCGTGGCGGTCTGGGAATCCGGGTTGCCAAGATCACCGAACAGCGCGGAGACTTGGTAGGCGGGCTCATCGTCGAAGACGGTGAAGAGGTCCTCGTGGTCATGGAGAAGGGTAAGATCGTTCGGTCGAGCATCGACGAAGTTCCTGCGAAGGGACGCAACACCATGGGTGTGGTGTTCGCGAAACCGGGCAAGAAAGACCGTATTATCGCAGTGACCCGTGGTCCCGAGTCCGAGGTCGACGACGAAGATGAAGACGATGCCGAAGTCCCGGAAGGTGAGGTCGCAGAGCCTCAGACCGGCAACGAGGATGTGGAAGAGTGA
- a CDS encoding DUF721 domain-containing protein: MSGISRDFSTPVASLEALDRVRRMEVTEAKFVRSRRRSRLRGEVVYSGSGKDGRDPKSVSSVLGSLISDRGWTSSLDIGKVLGRWPDLVGPQVAQHATPVDFSPPLLVIAADSTTWATQLRVLKPTILRRLEEGLGSATITEIEIKGPQGRSFKRGRRSVVGRGPRDTFG, encoded by the coding sequence GTGAGCGGAATCAGCCGAGACTTCTCGACCCCGGTCGCCTCCCTCGAAGCCCTCGACAGGGTTCGACGCATGGAGGTCACCGAAGCGAAGTTCGTCCGCAGCCGCCGCCGTTCCCGCCTCCGCGGAGAGGTCGTGTACTCGGGCTCCGGCAAGGACGGACGTGACCCGAAGTCAGTGTCGTCCGTGCTCGGTTCGCTCATCTCCGACCGCGGTTGGACCTCCTCCCTCGACATCGGCAAGGTGCTCGGTCGGTGGCCCGATCTCGTCGGCCCGCAGGTCGCCCAGCATGCGACCCCTGTCGACTTCTCGCCGCCCCTGCTCGTCATCGCCGCCGATTCGACGACCTGGGCCACCCAGCTGCGCGTCCTCAAACCGACGATCCTGCGCCGCCTCGAAGAGGGACTGGGTTCGGCGACGATCACGGAGATCGAGATCAAGGGACCGCAGGGACGCAGCTTCAAACGGGGCCGACGCTCTGTGGTCGGCCGCGGACCTCGCGACACGTTCGGGTGA
- a CDS encoding endo alpha-1,4 polygalactosaminidase has translation MRPRVRRHPPRWMATAVIVGVAATMGGCAADASSSTPAEGTVHSRSESQSQPESQSRRLSDLSASSVFDYQLGGTYDSLPTGSGTSIDIVVRDAGAAPLTGAYSVCYVNGFQTQPDEADRWRDHEDLLLHDAAGNLVVDPEWPDEHILDPSTAAQRSRILDIIGPMIDGCADRGFDAVEIDNLDTADRFPDIDRAGAMELAAAYVDRAHGRGLAIAQKNAAELTRTAHDDLGFDFAVAEECAAFAECDRYTDVYGDRVLAVEYPDTLAEAGLSFTDACTDPDRPPLMILRDRDLVVPDATDYLFERC, from the coding sequence ATGAGACCTCGCGTACGCCGGCACCCACCGCGGTGGATGGCGACCGCCGTGATCGTCGGCGTCGCCGCAACGATGGGCGGATGCGCCGCGGATGCTTCATCATCGACGCCGGCTGAGGGGACGGTTCACTCACGGTCCGAGTCACAGTCACAGCCCGAGTCACAGTCCCGAAGGCTGTCGGACCTGTCCGCCTCAAGCGTCTTCGACTACCAGCTCGGCGGCACCTACGACTCGCTGCCGACCGGCTCGGGAACCTCTATCGACATCGTGGTCCGCGATGCCGGCGCCGCACCGCTGACCGGGGCCTACTCCGTGTGCTACGTCAACGGCTTCCAGACCCAGCCCGACGAGGCGGACCGCTGGCGCGACCACGAAGACCTGCTCCTCCACGACGCCGCCGGAAACCTCGTCGTCGACCCGGAGTGGCCCGACGAACACATCCTCGACCCTTCGACCGCAGCGCAGCGCTCACGGATCCTCGACATCATCGGCCCCATGATCGACGGCTGCGCAGACCGCGGGTTCGACGCAGTCGAGATCGACAACCTCGACACCGCCGACCGCTTCCCCGACATCGACCGGGCCGGAGCCATGGAACTCGCCGCAGCCTATGTCGACCGCGCCCACGGGCGTGGTCTGGCGATCGCACAGAAGAATGCGGCCGAGCTCACCCGCACCGCCCATGACGACCTCGGATTCGACTTCGCCGTGGCGGAGGAATGCGCCGCCTTCGCCGAATGCGACCGGTATACAGACGTCTACGGCGACCGTGTCCTCGCCGTCGAATATCCCGATACTCTCGCCGAGGCGGGGCTGTCCTTCACCGACGCCTGCACCGACCCGGATCGCCCGCCGCTGATGATCCTGCGCGACCGCGATCTCGTGGTCCCGGATGCCACGGACTACCTCTTCGAAAGATGCTGA
- a CDS encoding DUF3566 domain-containing protein — protein sequence MSDSKQPGSGKIIRTSSGSTRLTAGSSKNDAKPTDSSGSGQGSGAKSASPGQGGSGQSSSNQTSSNQTSQNTTVVAPPAPKTSPKPGRVPSTGSGPTAHTGSQGSGAAGSQGTGAQATGSQGAGSQGSGGGNRTATSVMGNAANTVRASSGSVKMGVKNMVDSGKGKKKKGPRTVRLTVSAVDPWSVMKMSFLMSVAIGIATIVAFIVLWVVLQATGVMSGLESTMSELAGAESAERIIGIFGFGRVVAAGFIIAVINIVLMTALSTLAAFIYNIGSLIAGGFSLTLTDD from the coding sequence GTGAGCGATAGCAAGCAGCCAGGCTCAGGGAAGATCATACGCACGTCGAGCGGTTCGACCCGTCTGACGGCGGGATCGTCGAAGAACGATGCGAAACCGACCGACTCGAGCGGCTCCGGACAGGGTTCGGGTGCGAAATCGGCATCGCCCGGTCAGGGCGGTTCCGGTCAGAGTTCGTCCAATCAGACCTCGTCCAATCAGACCTCGCAGAACACCACTGTCGTCGCACCCCCGGCGCCGAAGACCTCGCCGAAGCCCGGCCGGGTTCCCTCGACGGGTTCGGGACCGACTGCACACACCGGATCCCAGGGATCGGGTGCAGCCGGGTCTCAGGGAACCGGTGCCCAGGCAACCGGGTCTCAGGGTGCCGGCTCCCAGGGATCGGGCGGCGGAAACCGCACGGCCACCTCGGTGATGGGAAACGCCGCGAACACCGTCCGCGCCAGCTCCGGCAGCGTGAAGATGGGTGTGAAGAATATGGTCGACAGCGGCAAGGGCAAGAAGAAGAAAGGCCCTCGCACCGTTCGACTCACCGTCTCCGCGGTCGACCCCTGGTCGGTCATGAAGATGTCGTTCCTCATGTCCGTGGCGATCGGCATCGCCACCATCGTCGCGTTCATCGTGCTCTGGGTCGTGCTGCAGGCGACCGGCGTGATGAGCGGCCTCGAATCGACGATGAGCGAACTCGCCGGTGCTGAATCGGCCGAGCGCATCATCGGCATCTTCGGCTTCGGCCGAGTCGTGGCCGCAGGCTTCATCATCGCGGTCATCAACATCGTCCTGATGACGGCGCTGTCGACCTTGGCAGCGTTCATCTACAACATCGGATCGCTCATCGCCGGCGGCTTCAGCCTCACCCTCACCGACGACTGA
- a CDS encoding CHAP domain-containing protein, which yields MTLKNVITKTMTVTMIAAAALLGTGTIASASATAPAQDAAAVSSAAEKSTSSAKPGSASANPEAEKKFSSIGKFLNHYKGQSLANSQGGYQGECVSLISRALEEVHGVDHGAWGNAVDYQAGGSGGQEMKKNGFTWHTDQKFENGDILVWGDGANTTAYGHIGIYYEGKVWHQNFNGDRSLHTYDGLIDGYLGYWRA from the coding sequence ATGACTCTGAAGAACGTCATCACGAAGACCATGACAGTCACGATGATCGCCGCAGCCGCACTGCTCGGCACCGGCACGATCGCCTCGGCGTCTGCGACGGCTCCCGCCCAAGATGCCGCAGCGGTCAGCTCAGCAGCCGAGAAGTCCACGTCCAGCGCGAAGCCCGGCTCCGCCTCGGCGAACCCGGAGGCGGAGAAGAAGTTCTCGAGCATCGGGAAGTTCCTCAATCACTACAAGGGCCAGTCGCTGGCCAACTCGCAGGGCGGGTACCAGGGCGAATGCGTCAGCCTCATCTCCCGGGCCCTCGAAGAGGTCCACGGCGTCGACCACGGTGCGTGGGGCAATGCCGTCGACTACCAGGCCGGCGGCTCCGGTGGTCAGGAGATGAAGAAGAACGGCTTCACCTGGCACACCGACCAGAAGTTCGAGAACGGGGACATCCTCGTCTGGGGCGACGGGGCGAACACCACCGCCTACGGCCATATCGGCATCTACTACGAGGGCAAGGTGTGGCACCAGAACTTCAACGGCGACCGCAGCCTGCACACCTATGACGGTCTCATCGACGGCTACCTGGGCTACTGGCGAGCCTGA